Within the Helicoverpa armigera isolate CAAS_96S chromosome 8, ASM3070526v1, whole genome shotgun sequence genome, the region CTGGGAATATTGGCATAACAGGGTATTGAACCTTAGCTACTTAATAGTTTTTTGGAACTTCAAATGACTGGCTAAACTTTGCGACGGCTTATAGTTGGGAGTAACTTAATCCAGAGTACATTAAGGTAGGTTTTTACTTTCGAATTAATCAATTGGGAATTTCCAGGTGCCTAGATGCTGCAACTAGTCAAAACACTAATAACAGAAATAATCAGTGCAAATTAAAACTAAGTCAAGACTCCAATGAAATAGAGGTCAAAATCGAATGCCCACCACAGCACAACGTAATATTAGAATCTAAGTACTATTCCCCGCCCAGTTTGTACGAGATTTGTAGAAGACAGTTCTATCAGATGATAATCACAGCTGTGAAGAAGCTCAATCCACAAACGTACAGTTTTTATTCCGAACATGTAACTGAGAATCTGTACAATGAACATAATAATAACAACTTAGTTGATCTACAAGAGAATTTCCATAGTATCAACATTGATCCTAGAGATGACAAATATTCAGATGAGAATGGGAACAAATACAAATCGGTTTCAGTAAAAGAGGCGGTTTATAGAAAAGCTACGAAACCATATTACGTACCGGCTGATGTGCTAAGGGAGcattttgatttcttgcccaatgtactgatatcGGATTTGAGCAGTGGGCCGGTTTCAACGTGTGAGAATTTGAACTGTAAGAAGGCAATTTTTGATCACGTCTattatgaattttgttttgggtAAGTTTCTAAATTAAGTAGTTTAATATGCAATGCATTTGGGACTCCAAGTTTATATGGGGACTTTAAACGGgttaacctatttatttattttctttttcagggAAATAATCCTGATCGATAAAATTGAAGACGTCCTCCTAAGTGCCACGTTTTGTTCCAAATACTGTGCTGATTATTGGAAAAGAAGCAAAGACGCTTTACCATGGAGtttagaaaattgaaaattatgtgAATAAGTTTGTGTTGTAAAAGAATGCGAttacaaataatttgattttgaaatctTGAGATTTTATTTGATACCTATACCTTTTGCAGATTATAAATAGTTAAGTTGCAGTGATAATCAAACTTTTCTCTACGTCttacaacttttttaatttgacatGTTTCTTCTTGACATTGCCTACATTGAGACGACAGGTATGCTCAAGTGTGTGCCAAAATGCCTAGGAAAAAACCTAAACCTGAAGAAGGCATTCAGAAACCAGATGGGAGCCTCAAAGTGTCCCATGGATATTTCCATGGCCACGAATGTCATTTGCCCACTGAAAAACTTTCAGCGTACGATATAAAAAGCCGCGGATTAAAGAGATGGATCTTCAATTTGATATCCGTTCACGCTGGTGATATTAGGGCTGTGAATATGCACAGGTACTTAACGTTTTATTTACAAGTGCCCATATAAGAAACTTAATATAGACCAACTGACGTCAATGCCTGTGAGACTTAGCTATTCCCGCTGTTCCGTGGGAAATAATTCCCGCACACAGAAAGCCTTGCCTATGCACTTACTCAGGCTCCAAATTTcctttaaatcggttcagtagttttagtgtGAATTCCAAAAAAACAGACATAGtggacagagttacttttgctaTGTAATTTAGGATTGTATTTGTATGGAATGTCCTGGCTTTTCATTAATAATGAAGCTTTAATGTTTTACTTTCTTTTGCTCAGATCATACGCAGGATTATGTGCGGAGAAGTTTCGACACCACGAGAAATACTTTTACACCATACACCCATACAGCAAACTGAGGTTCTATTTAGAGATATCATTCGTAGTTGCGATGACAGTTGGTTCGGTTATAACCGCTTTCAATAGTGGATCCAAATACCCCGATGATGATTCTGTTAgtacataataaacaaaattaaaattagataaATGTATCTAGGTACATAGATATTTCTTATTTGGATATGTTTTGTGTTTGGTAGGTAGTTAACTGGAGTCTCTTTCAAGTTTATTCTTAAAACCATCGAGCCGATGAGCTAGTATTTAACAAGTCTGTAAATTGATCAGTGAATCAGCAGATCTTCTCTGTTAACAAAATGGCTTAGGCCCGTTATAGCTATAGGGtctagaatagaatagaaacatttatttgcatttctAACATTCAAACTTCCGAAACTCAACACCTCTTTCCATCCCCAGGACTTTCACGACGAAATACTAATCGTTTGCAACAGCATGATCATAGTGAACATATTAGCCAACTTCCTCACGGGGTATATAGAAGGATATTCTCGTAAAATAGCAGTTTTGGCGAAAAAGAAgattgctttgaaatatttgaaGTCGTGGTTAATTGTGGATGTAATTGCGTGTGCGGGGACCCCCGTGGATGTTCTGCACACTTACCTATCTCTTCGATTGGTGATGGAGGCCGTGAAGCTTGTCCGCCTGCCCGTCATTCTTATGTATCTCCATAATATCCTTGTGGTCATGAGGTGTACAGTGAGTGAATTTACTTactattacttttttatacatttttctttatattagttaggtaggtacattaagggtcaattcccactgaaagagcagcggccggcagcggccgtaagagcacggaaaatgtaagagcgcggcgcggcgcggcccagcgcggcgccgcgcggtcCGCTGGGCGaccctaagggtcaattcccacttaaagagcagcggccggcagcggccggcagcggccgtaattgcaagggattgagcgcgagcgcggcgggccgcgcggcgccgcgctcttacattttccgtgctcttacggccgctgccggccgctgctctttcagtgggaattgaccctaaatcCTCACTCTAAACGCTGAAAGTTTCAAAGAGACTATCTAGGTAGTGCACTTTTGTCTTCatgaattaattttgataacatACCTACCTCTCAGGTTTACCAGAAAACAGCTGTTGAGATCTTATTCTTCTTGATATACTACCTATCATGGAATATGTACTTTCAATTTGCCGTGGAATATATTGCTGAGGCCACTTATTATCCGGCAAATCCTAGGAACTGCTCATGGTTGACTGTCGGAAAGTTGTGGAACCAAACCTCCGATGTTCGAATCTTGTATGCTTTTGACAGAGCTGGTAAGTCGACATTTCCTTACCAGTAGGGGCCTACTAAACATTATTGTCCTCTCCAAACTTTTTAACTTCGCGAAGCGAATGCGTGGGCCACTGCGCAGAAATAATTTTAGGTACCAATGAGCGGCGAGGGTGAGCGAAGGGTAAGGGCCAAATGAGCGCACCACAATTGGGTTTTTGAACTGTAATGAGTAAAACTTTCAAAGACATAAAAGAACCGATGACAGGCCTGACCGCCCATCAATCTGTAAAATGCATTCGCTATTTGCCAGTATTGTACTCACTATTATATGACGGCATATGAACTTAACTGTTTCAGTGAGTATGCTAACGACTAATACAAACATGAACCTTCTTGAGCAAACGGGATGCTTCGAAAATTTCCTTGTTGCGTGTTGGCTATTTTCCAAGGTATGTGATTGACTACTTTTGAAATGAAATCCCCTCGTATTCTGTAGGTCCTGTGACATATCTTTGGCTTTACTATGCTCCGTCCGTAAATATTTCCAGGTATTCATATTCCATTTCGCACTGAAGTATATACTAGCACTTTTTGGAAAGGAATCGGCTCGAGCACAATACTACATGATGAAGAAACAGCTGAAAACTTATATGGTGCAAAGGAATTTCCCGCCAAGACTTAAGAGCAAAATCCTAAAGTTCTACGCTATTCGATTtcagtataaatattttgaagtaagATAAGACATAGTTTATCTACAGGTTTAGGTACTCACAGACAAGATAATTTAAACCTACAAGCCCACGCCTAAAAGCCCACGCCTAAAAGCCAATGGGTACGTGAATACTCGGAATTAATGTAATAGAACAGACTTAAGAGTAAAAACATTTAGTGATTTAATTTGGATTTCTAGTTACCTACATTCAAAGTCTATCATGGTCTAGGAATCCCGCATGTTGGGTTGCGTATCAGGCCAGCTTCGGGAAGACATACTAATGCACACTGGTCGACAGCTGGTGAGAGAACTGGATTTCTTGAAACAGTTGCCAAGCTCCTTGCTGGTGCAAATAGCTTTCAAACTACGCGTCGTCATTTATATCGCTGGAGATATTATTTTCAAGATTAATACCGTTGGTAGGTATCGTAAATTCTTGATACACTTTATACACGGTAAAAGAAAGCtattaactaagtaaataatataggtactatcttacattaaacgccttcctctcttctatCTTGCTGTCCCCATCAGGGTCCAAAATTGTgacaatcattttatattttccacctactgtatgtaagtacattatagaatgcaataaacgataccTATGAAATATGATTAAGTAGCAACCAGACAACTGACTTCCTATCCTTCTTATATTCCTTTTCCAGTAATAACTATTGACATTCTATAAAATTTCGCAGGCGATTGTCTCTACTTCATTGACCGCGGTACAGTAGCGATTTACTCCGACTCCGGCAAAGAAATTTGCCATCTAGAAGACGGTGACTTCTTCGGCGAAATAGCTCTCGTCATGAAACACCACTTCAGGACCGCTTCAGCTATAGCTGTGACAAATTGTGAGTTGTTCAGACTGGATAAGGAACATTTTGAAACGACCATAGGTTACTATCCCACAGTTTATAACAGTATTAAAGAGGTCGCTACTAGTAGGTTCGAAAGAACATGCGTTTTGGATGAGCATCATAAAGCTGAGTTGAGGACCGCTGAAAATAGTTTACCAGTTTGAGTGAGTGGGTCTAGCTGTGTAATGCGGTCCAacgatttattttgaaattatgtgaattcatttaagtaattttattcaaaacttttaagCTTTATTGAGACTAGTTTGTTCCTTCTCTTGTATTGTTCCTAtcttaattaatagtttttgtgtgtgtgtgacatTTAAGgagacaattttaatattttaagagaaGCTATTTTGTGTTCTTgggtaacaaataaaaagattgAAATGCTTTAACATTCGTTTTATTAAAAACCAGCCACCGTGTAGGTACAAGCGGAATTGTTTTCAGTTGAAATAGAGCTGAGACAACACTGCGGTCACTGATGCAATTATTTAGCTTTGCGATAAATTACGCTTTCAAAACACACTCAAcagcttaaaaaaatagaagacGTTACTGCACAAATAATCGCAGTGTTTCAAAGCaacatttaaatgtttgaaGTCGACATTTTCATAGCCTTAGCTAGTCTTATGCACATTGTGCACCAGCAAGCTTCTTGTGCAAGTAAACACAAGTCTACTTGTGCACAAAAGCTTGCGCAGAGTTACAAAATAACATCTTTATATCATGCAACATATTAACCGCACTACCGCATTCatattaaataacataatgACTAATCTCTCGACTCCGTTTAAACGAATAATAAACTTTTCAGTCAGTCGCTTTCACCGAACAACACAAGATATAAACTCGTTTGGAGGAAGATATATTACTGAAGGGGTGGGgatatatttaacatttttttctagACTATCAAGAGCTTTACCGTTAGCTACAACTATGGATTCCTTAAAAATCAGGAATCGCaacacaaaatttaaatttGTTCGAAACATGGATTTGCGAGAAGATAACTTAAGTCAGCCATATTGTATAACTGCCAAATGGGAAATGTTCTAACGTCAAGAAAAAGGGCGTAACTAACATTGCTGCAAAATACAGATACGCCTTTATGCCAAGGTTTGCTCGCGTGTAGTCTAGATTCTTATTGCTCTGTTCAATGGACATATCATTTAGTGGAAGAGACAAAATTTTGTAATTCGCTAATTTACTTGTAATATcacaaccaaaataaataaattcttacatCTATACAAATCATACtgagtaaaatattacaatattgtgaACAAACGCAAAACAATGGCGTTCTGTGTAAATTATAAGAGATGATTTAACTTTCAATTTTAGGTCAATTGCTTGGAAAAAAAACTAACATGATAAAAAAGGTAACTGTAGCTTTAAATAAGcaatgaatattaataataagctgtttaaagaaaacataTCTGATCAAACTATTGTTTTTGCATTACATACTTGCGTATGCGCACCCAATGATTTAGAGCGGTTTCAAACCTCGAGTTTAACCTCAAAGTCTCAAACCACCCTCACAAAATAACCAATGAGGTGGGACAACAAACAAATCATTCAAGACATTCAGTTACAACATCATTCATTTACCTACCAATAATCTAGAACAATCTCGAGTCAATAGAAATCTCATCTCTTTAGTTTTCCTTTACTAAACTTCacattacatttataaaaatacacactaCAGCCACCGAATCTCAAAACTTGGAGAATATCGATATTTCTATAGGAACGGAATACGTTTTGAGGTAGATTACACATTTATTAGGCAACGAGGAATACATATTTCCGTATTTAATAAGCATTTAGGCACATGTTATCGCGTTTGTAGCTAAGTACAACTGCGATGTAAAAACATACAACTTATTTTTAGTAGCGAAGATCTGTTATGCGccgaaataaatttaaataatatgatcATTAATTTTCACATCATTAACAGTGTTTAGTATgcaagcaatatttatttatttatattcaaattatatAACATGGTATAAAAATCACACCAATTGATTTTTCggaatgattttgaaaattcttatttCAGGATCGCACTATCCTAAAAATAAGGCTGTACGTGTAATAATCCACAAGTTTTGAGACAAGACAGCCGCCTTTCATATGAGTAGAATCTGCATGAATATAAAAACTTCTTTATTTCGTAACTAAAtagattttacataatatttcgtTCCCACAGTACTAAAAAGGCGTAAGTACGTTGAGCTTaaatttagcaaaaaaaacacttgaaataaataaattaaatatgaaagaAACATAGCTTAGAATCTTCTCGAACTAAAGTACTGCTAACctcttgtatgtcgctaattataaaacaacagaaaatcaTTTGTGTCTCGCTTATATCTGTGCtccgacatacaacgggttaaggACTCCTTAATCAAGTCAGTAGGATATATGCCAATACCCCCAGACTCTTAGAATCCTATAAATCCATACTTACGTCTTTTTGACCCTGTAGGACTAATTAGCTAAAATCGCGACAATTTACACATACTATCATATATTTCAGTTCGTACATTTGTTCACATAATTTTGTGCCGCCGAACGTTTCTTGAGCTTATATTAAtggaattgtttttttatttattatagttttattgaacGTAATTGTAGTGCGCCTGCGTCGGTACTGGGTAGTACATCTCGCTCATTACGTATGGACCTATTATAGCACtggaaattttaaaaatattatgaaacgcCATGTTAAACCACATTAAACCATACAttcctttaattaaataagctATAGATGAAATGTCATTTTGATAATgtattgaacatttttataaaattaatagttatttaCTAAAAGTTTCACAACCACTCACCAGTAATTAGGTACATTAAACTATCACCAGTTACAGAAAATATAAGAGGCAAGAAATTTTAATATGGTCATGAAATGAAGAGGGATGAAACTCATGCTCAAAGAGTGTTACGTATGAATATGGATGGAGAGGGAGAGAAAGACgaagaaaaaatgaaaatattttttgagagaTAACATTCTTATTGACAGAAAGGAATGGAATCGGAAAACATGTCACGCCgaacccaaaaaaaaatgggaacaAGACAAGAAGGAAAACAAgatctgaattgagaacctctattttggaaagtcggttataAAGaattaagtctgacaaccagtcttatttttatttattaggaggtcagataggcagtcgctccttgtaaaggaGGAAACCTTGGGAGCCGACTCAAACATATTTAGGAAAAAGGAAGATGTTGATGGCTATAAAAAATGACTTACCCATGGCTATAAGGTCCATACAAGAGCCCCGGCTATGAGGCGGGCTGGTGGCGGGCGCTGGCGGCGCTGTAGAACAGCACGCACGGCGTCTTCCACCACGCGCCGAACTGCACCACCTCGTCCGCCGGCACCGGGACGATGCTAGGGGAAATGGACGTTTGTAAGTTTCTGATATATTAAAATTCGGGAAGTTACGTCACATTGAGGCCAAGACTACACTGCAGGGGTACTGCGGCTCTGGTGGAAAGGGGctccagaagaaacatggtgggttttagtcagtaagtctgacactccctcacgctgcacccactgTGGGTGTTGAGTGCGAGAAATTGATGATATCCCACAGCAAAAACACAAATCACCAAAGCGGAGCAGagacaaaaacttttttaaaacaagcAGAATTtcattatgcaaatatttttagtatcacTGGACAGTGAAATTCTCTCCTGATGGCGTTGTTACGTGTAGTCAAGAGCTAAAAGTAAGACAACCAATCTCTGAGGTAGGTTgtattgtaaatacatataactAGATATGTATTTCCTCACCTGAGATCGTTGAACAGATACCACACAGGCTCGACGTCCTTGGCCGCGGTCTGTATATACGCGACCAAGTTCTTCGGGTTGTCCTCCACACACACTACGGCGGCCGACAGTGTGTATTCCTCTTCAGATTGTGTTGTTACATTCTTCTTCTTGTGTTTATCTGGTCTGTTGTTCGGAGTGTGCGGTTCTGGGGATTCCAcctgaaaaatataacatagtGTTTTTAGAAGATTATATGTGTGAGTGAGAGTTCCTCTTTCACTTATAAATGACTGGATAGATTTTGCAGAAACATAGCAGAAACATAATATCAGAATGACATAAAGACTACTTTTCACCTGGGTGCTGGAAATTGTTGCC harbors:
- the LOC110372251 gene encoding erbin — its product is MNYNDELTQTNVLHWNYRGFTEFPLNELKGEESEVTDIYLKENLLTRLPSNIGVLEHLESLYVSGNDITELPREISKLRCLKCLDVSGNRLRRIPDEIGEARSLKFLILDENELTELPLRISELRRLRYLSVCDNKLRWLPQRPVYNYHHCEFRFWRNCNLKTLPYSLWYHMFRDQQTRCLNIGCLDAATSQNTNNRNNQCKLKLSQDSNEIEVKIECPPQHNVILESKYYSPPSLYEICRRQFYQMIITAVKKLNPQTYSFYSEHVTENLYNEHNNNNLVDLQENFHSINIDPRDDKYSDENGNKYKSVSVKEAVYRKATKPYYVPADVLREHFDFLPNVLISDLSSGPVSTCENLNCKKAIFDHVYYEFCFGEIILIDKIEDVLLSATFCSKYCADYWKRSKDALPWSLEN
- the LOC110372213 gene encoding potassium/sodium hyperpolarization-activated cyclic nucleotide-gated channel 4 produces the protein MPRKKPKPEEGIQKPDGSLKVSHGYFHGHECHLPTEKLSAYDIKSRGLKRWIFNLISVHAGDIRAVNMHRSYAGLCAEKFRHHEKYFYTIHPYSKLRFYLEISFVVAMTVGSVITAFNSGSKYPDDDSDFHDEILIVCNSMIIVNILANFLTGYIEGYSRKIAVLAKKKIALKYLKSWLIVDVIACAGTPVDVLHTYLSLRLVMEAVKLVRLPVILMYLHNILVVMRCTVYQKTAVEILFFLIYYLSWNMYFQFAVEYIAEATYYPANPRNCSWLTVGKLWNQTSDVRILYAFDRAVSMLTTNTNMNLLEQTGCFENFLVACWLFSKVFIFHFALKYILALFGKESARAQYYMMKKQLKTYMVQRNFPPRLKSKILKFYAIRFQYKYFEESRMLGCVSGQLREDILMHTGRQLVRELDFLKQLPSSLLVQIAFKLRVVIYIAGDIIFKINTVGDCLYFIDRGTVAIYSDSGKEICHLEDGDFFGEIALVMKHHFRTASAIAVTNCELFRLDKEHFETTIGYYPTVYNSIKEVATSRFERTCVLDEHHKAELRTAENSLPV